DNA sequence from the Cystobacter ferrugineus genome:
CCCCGCGCAGCCCCTGCCCTCCGAGGAGGACCTGGTCGAGTTCCTGTCGGTGCGCGAGAGCCACCCGCGCTGGCTGGTGGAGCGCTGGCTGCGCCAGTTCGGCCGGGAGCGCGCCGAGGCGATGCTCGTCGCCAACAACCAGACGCCCGCCGTGGTCATCCGTGCCAACCGCGCGAAGGTGACGCGCGACGCGCTGCTCGAGCAGTTGCGCGAGACGGGGCTGGAGGCGCGCCCCACGCCGGTGTCCCCGGTGGGTATCATCCTGCCTCCGGTGGGCCGGGTGGAGGACGTGTACGGCTACGCCGAGGGCCTGTGGCAGGTGCAGGACGAGGCGGCGCAGCTCGTGGGCGTCTACGGCGACATCCCCGACACGGCGCGCGTGCTGGATGCGTGCGCGGCGCCGGGGGGCAAGGCCTGCCACCAGGCCGAGACGCACCAGGTGGTGGCCACGGATCTGCACGCCAACAAGATGCGGAAGATCCTCTCCGAGGCGAAGCGCCTGGGCCTCACCGAGCGCCTGCGCGCCGAGGTGCACGACGCGACCGAGCCCTGGCCGGAGGCCTGGGGCGAGTTCCACGCGTTCGTGGTGGACGCGCCGTGCTCGGGCCTGGGGACGCTGCGGCGGCACCCGGAGCTGCGCTACCGGCGCAAGCCGGAGGACCTGGGGCGGCTGGCGGTGTTGCAGCGGCGCATCCTGGAGAACTGCCAGGAGGCGGTGCCCCCGGGCGGTCTGCTCGTCTACGCGGTGTGCACCCCCGAGCCCCAGGAGGGGCAGGATCAGGTGGAGATGTTCCTGCGCAGCCACCCGGAGTGGACGGCGGAGCCCCCGGTGCCGCGCGAGGGCGTGAAGTTGCCGCTCACCCAGGCGTACCTGCGCACCCTGCCGGGCCCCGAGGGCTGGGACGGCTTCTTCGCCGCGCGCCTGCGCAAGCTGTACTGAACTCGCCTCAGCGAGGCGGGAGCACCAGCGGATCCGGCGGCTCGGGCTGGTAGTTGTCCGGCGGCGGGGACACGGGGGTGGGCAGGGTGTTGAGGATGGGCAGGAGGGCGTCGAGCGCCTCGGTGGCGTCGCCGAAGCGCTCGTGCGGTGCCGGGGCCGTGGCCCGCGCCGCCCAGGACTCCCAGCGTCCCTTCCAGGCTCCATCCCGGCGCGAGGCCAGCATGTCGCGCAGGATGCGCCCGAAGGCGAAGACATCCGTGGACGCGGGCAGGGGCCCCTCTTCCTTCCACTCGGGCGCGAGGTAGTCCGCGCCGCCCTCGGGAGGCTTGAGCCAGCCCGCGGCGTGCGTCCGCCGGAAGTGCTCCAGCCCCATGTCGAGCACGCTCAGCCGCGCGCCCGCGGGCCCCGAGGCGACGAGCACCCGCGAGGACCGCAGCCGTCCATGCACGAGGCCCGCGTTCCGGGCGGCGGTGAGTGCTCCGGCCAGTTGCCGCGCGAGCGCGCGCAGGTCGGGTAGATCGACTCCTATTTCGTGCAGTCCCCTCAACATGGACGGCAGGGACTCCCCGCTCCACCAGGGGCGTACGAGCCACAAGCCCTCCCGGGCCTCGTCGTACCCGGTGTCCACCACGGGCGCGAAGGCGGTGTGTCCGGTGCGTTGGGCCTCGCGCAGCACGTGCGTGAAGTGCTCCAGCTCGGCGCGGGAGGGGGCCCGGAGTGTTCGCCACAGGGTGAGCCGACCGGCTTCTCCTCCCTGGGTGGGCTCTACCTGACACTCCACACCGGGCTCGTCGCTGAGGGCGGGCCGGACGACCCGCCACGTCCCGCCAAGGATGTCACCTGGAATCAGTGGGCTCATGGGAGTGAAGTGTAAACTGGATGAGGACCCTGGACGTGAGGGGTCCTCTTCAGGTGGAGTCCATCCCCGAACACGGGGTCTCGCGGTTCCCTGGTCACCCAACGAGCGACATGGAGCACGGCGCACAGCAGGAACTGGAGCGGCGACTGGACGTGATTCGTCCCGAGGACACCCTGCGGGGCTTCTTCTTCAACGGCGTGCTGGAGCAGGTGCGCCCGCTGGGTGACCCGGTCTCCTGGCGCCGCTGCGTCGAGGCGGCCGGCGGTGATCGGTTCATGGCCTTCTTCAGCTACCCCATGGATTCCTTCATCCGGCTGCTCTACGCCGCGGCGAGCGTGCTGAGCGAGGGGCGCGGGGACTTCCGCACGGCCTTGTGGCACCTGGGGCGGGAAATGGTCCCGTACTACCTGGAATCCAGCGCGGGGCAGGTGCTGTTGCTGTTGGCCCGAGGGGAGCCGCGGTGGTTGCTCGAAGGACTCCCCTCCGCCTTCCGGACGGCCGTCCGGCATGGCGAGTGCTCGGTCGCCTGGTTGGGACCGACCCAAGGCCGGCTGCTCTTCCAGGGCTGTACCCTGCCGGCCGAGTACTACGAGGGCGCGGTGCGGGGCGTCTTCGAGAGCACGCGCATCGCGCAGACCGTGGTCTGCGCGCGGCAGATCAACCTGCTCGACACGGAGGTGGATGTGTCCTGGGACAAGGAGAGACATGCGGCGGGTGGTTGAGTGGACGGAGTTGCCGGGCGAGGGACCGCGGGTCCTGTTGTTGCCGGGTCTGGGGGCCCGGGGCGCCGGCTTCCAGGCGCTCGCGAGACGGCTCCAGCCCAGGGCGCGGCCCATTCTCGTCGAGTACCCCGAGGGCCCTCACGCGGCCCGGGGCGCGGGGGCGCTCGCCCAGGAGCTCTTCGAGGCCTGTGGCCCGGTGGACGCGGTGGTGGCCAGCTCCTTCGGGGGCATGGTGGCCGCGCACCTGGCCGCGGCGGGCGCCGCGCGGGGCGTGGCCTTCCTGGGCTCCTTCACCCGGACCGAGCACCTGGGAGCGCGGGGCCGGCTCATCGCGATGATGGGGCCCATCGCCGTGCTGGGGCGGCCGGGTCCACTCACCGCCGCCCTGGCCTCCTGGCGCCCCATCTCACCCGCCCGTGTGCCCGAGGTGGTCCCCACCACCCGGCTCGAGCGGATGACCACGCTCCACCGCGCCTTCGCCATTCGTGGCGAGCCGCCGCCTCCGTCCCTGCGCGGCCTGCCGGTATCGTGCGTGTGCATCCAGGGCACCCGGGACGTGCTGGTGCCGCCCTCGACGGTGAAGCGCCTGGCCGCCTCGCTGCCTCCGGGCACGCCCCAGCACCTGCTGCGCGGCGCCGGTCACGTGCCCTACTTCACCCACCCGGAGCAGTGCGCGCGCCTGCTCGAGCCCTGGCTCGAGGCGCTGGCGCCTCCGGTGACGCTCAGCTCTCCTCGGTCGATGCCTCAGCGAGCTTGAAGGCCTCGAGCACCGCGGCGGACGCCCGGTCCAGGTACTTGCCCTTGCGGATGAGCAGGCCGATGGGACGCGACACCGGTCCCTCGGCGAAGGGCTTGGAGACGATCGTCCCCTGGGCCACCTCGGCCGCCACCGTGGCCATGGGCAGGATGGCCACGCCAATGCCCATCTCCACCGCGCGCTTGATGGTCTCGACGTTGTCGATCTCCATCACCGGGTTGAGGTCCAGGTTCTTCTCGCGCACCAGCCGGTCCAACGCCTTGCGCGTGGGCGCCTCGCGATCAAACGCGATGAAGGGCACGCCCGAGAGCGCCGTGAGGCTCACCTTCGCCTTGCTGGCGAACGGGTGGTTGGGGGAGCAAACAACAGCCAGCTTGTCATCGCGGAACGGGTGGATGTCCACGCCGGCGCGCGGCTGCGGGTAGGCCACGATGCCAATCTCCGCCGCGCCCAGGATGACATCGTCATACACCTGATCATTGCGCCGGTAGTTCAGGCGCATGTTCACCTTGGGGTGGGTCTTGAGCAGCTGCTTCTGCACGTTGCGCAGCTCATGCAGACCCACCGAATAGATGGTGGAGACCGTCGTGGTGCCATGCACCTCGGCGGACTGCTCGCGGATCTCCTGCTCCACCTCGGCGAAGCGCGCCAGGATTTCCTTGCACCCGCGGAAGAGGCGCTCGCCCGCGGGCGTCGGCGTCACCTGCCGCGCGCTACGCGACAGCAACTTCTGCTCGTAGCGATTCTCCAGGGCGCGGATCTGCTGGCTCACCGCCGACTGCGTCACATGATTGAGCTGCGCGGCGCGCGAGAAGGAGCCGGTCTCGACCACGTCACAAAACATCTTCAAGGATTCAAGCTGCATAGGGCGGCGCCCCTCCTAACCGAAGCCTAATAACGAGGCCAGCCCTAATTAGCCGGTCTACGCCGGATGGCGGCTCGCCTAATTGACGGGCGCGTCAGCCCGGCCCCTCGGCGGAGGAGGGAGACTTGGACCGGAGCACGAGCACCGCCGTGGCCAGGCCGAGCGCCAGCAGGGCCGCTCCCGACATGCCCTGCACGCGGCCCATCTCCTGCGCGCTCTCCCGCATGAGGGCGCACTCCTCCTCGGGGAGCTCCGTGCAGTCGGCGGGTTTCATGCGCGTCACAATGCCGTTACCGGCGAGGAAGAGGCCGCCCAGCAGCAGGCCGCCACTCAGTCCCAGCAGTGCTGCTCGGAGCAGCCCCCGGGCGCTCGGGGGGGCCGGGGTGTTTCTGGCTTCGCGTTGCATGGCCGGACGCTACCCCCGCCCTGGGGTCGCGCGCCACATCCCGCGTATGCTCGGCCCCCATGCGAATCCTCTACGGTGTCGTTGGCGAAGGCATGGGGCACGCGACCCGCTCCCGCGTCCTCCTCGAGGAACTCACCCGCGAGCACGAGGTGCAGATCGTCGTCTCGGGACGAGCCAAGGACTATCTGGCCAAACGCTTCGACAAGGTGCACGGCATCTGGGGCCTCACCCTGGCCTACGAGGGCAACTCGGTGAAGAAGCTGCAGACGCTGCTGCAGAACGTCTCCGGGGCCATCAAGGGCTGGCCGCACAACATCCGCCAGTACTTCGAGCTCGTGGAGAAGTTCCAGCCCGACGTGGTGGTGAGTGACTTCGAGAGCTTCAGCTACCTCTTCGGCCGCAACCACCGCCTGCCCGTCATCAGCGTGGACAACATGCAGATCATCAACCGCTGCCAGCACGACAGCGCGCTGCTCGCCGGTTGGGAGGAGGACTTCGAGGGCACGCGCGCCATCGTGAAGTCCAAGCTGCCCGGCTGTTTCCACTACCTCGTCACGTCCTTCTTCCATCCACCGGTGCGCAAGGAGCGCACCACCGTGCTGCCCTCCATCCTCCGGCCGGAGATCCTCGCCGCCCGCTCCGAGCCCGGAGAGCACCTGCTCGTCTACCAGACCTCCACCTCCAACACCGCGCTGCCGGACATCCTCAAGCAGAGCGGGCTGCCCTGCCACATCTACGGGCTGCGGCGGGACCTCACCGAGGACGTGCGCGACGGCAATCTGCTCTACCGCCCCTTCAGTGAGGCGGGCTTCATCGACGACCTGCGCACCGCGCGGGCCGTGGTGGCCGGCGGCGGTTACACCCTCATGAGCGAGGCCGTCTACCTGCACAAGCCCATGCTCGCGCTCCCCGTCCAGGGCCAGTTCGAGCAGGTGCTCAATGCCCTGTACCTGGAGAAGCTCGGCTACGGCATGTACGCGCCCACGCTCACCGTGGAGCGGCTGCGCGACTTCCTCGATCGCGTCCCCCAGTGCCAGAAGGCGCTCGAGGGCTACACCCAGGAGGGGAACGAGAAGATGATGAGCGCCCTGCGCGAGCAGCTCGCCCGGGCCGCCGAGTACAAGGGCCGCTGGTGGGAAGACGTCGAGCCGGGTGGACCCGTGAACGGCTGAGGCTCGCCCCGTTCCTCACGACGCACCGCCTACAGGCGCAGCGAGTCGAGGAACGCGGTGACGTCGGCGACGAAGCGCTGGGGCTGCTCGACATGGGGGGCGTGGCCCGTGTCCGGGTAGAGCAGCAGCCGGCCACGGCCCAGCGCCTGGGCGAGCGCCCGTTGCTCGGCGACGGAGAAGATGCCGTCCCGGTCCCCGCCCACGACGAGCGCGGGGACGCGGATGCTCCCGAGCCGGGAGGAATGGTCCTCGGCGGCGAGCCCCGCGAGCGCGTCCTTCCAGACGCGGGCGGGCACCTTGAGGCTCTCGGCGACGGCGGTGTCGAGGAAGGTGGAGGGGATGGGGCGGTAGAAGGTGCTCGCCTGGAAGTCGCGGACGAAGGCCGGATCGATCGGATCGCTCAGGGTGTCCACCACGGACTTCAGGTCGGCGATGACGGCATTGCCCCGGGACGTAGGGGCCGAGCCGACGAGCACGAGGGCCTGGACGCGCTGGGGGTACTCGAGGGCGACCTGCTGGGCGATGAAGCTGCCCATGGAGTGGCCCAGGAGGGTGGCGCGCCGGTGGCCCCGGGCGTCGAGGAAGGCCACCACGTCGGCGGCGAAGTCGGACTGGGAGTAGCCGCCGCTGGGGCGCGAGGAGTCGCCGTGGCCGCGCTGGTCGAGCGCGTAGACGTGATAGCGGCGCGACAGCAGCGGGTAGTCCAGCTCGAAGGAGCGGTACGAGTCGGTGTAGCCGTGCAGCAGCACGAGCACCGGACCCTCGCGGCGGCCCTGCTCGACGTAGTGCATCCGCACGCCGGTGGACAGCCACACGAAGCCCTCGCGCGGGCCTGGCTCGGCGCCGAGGGCCTCGGCCCCCGTGCCCAGGTGGGATTGCTCGGTCGCGTCTTCCGGGCCGCAGGCGCTCAGCGCCGCCACGGCGAGCAGCAGGATCAGATGGTTCTTCATGGGGTCCCCCTCCAGGAGCCTTCGCCCATAGCAGGCCATCAGGCGATGGCAAGATATGTATATCGGGAATTAGCAGACAAATCCGCTACGTTTACAATAGTGCAGCTGATGTCGATGCTCATCGCTCCGGCCTGATTGGAGTTGACGCACTCCGGGTTCGGGCACGGGCTCAATGACAGCACATGCGCGCCGGGGGTTTCTTCGGCCGGGCGCGATGACGTCCCGCGTCACCCACGCGCCCGCTCGGGCGGCTTCCCGTCCTCTCACCCGCTGGGAGCGAGAGGCGGACGAACATAGCGCTTGCGCTGGGCGCGACATGGGACTACGCCTGCCACCGCAAAAGTCATACAGCACGCAAGCATCACCAACATCAGACAGTTCAGGAGGACGGAATGCGCCTTTGGAAGAACCTGATCGTGGCTTGTGCCGTGTCCTTGCTCTCGGCGGTCTCCGCCTCCGCCGCCGACGCGAAGGACGTGAAGATTGGCTTTGTCGTCAAGCAGCCCGAGGAGCCCTGGTTCCAGGACGAGTGGAAGTTCGCGGACATCGCCGCCAAGGAGAAGGGCTTCACCCTGGTGAAGATTGGCGCCGAGGACGGGGAGAAGGCCCTGTCCGCCATCGACAACCTCGGGGCGCAGGGCGCCCAGGGCGTCATCATCTGCACGCCCGACGTGAAGCTCGGGCCGGGTCTGGTGGCCCGGGCCAATGCCAACCAGCTCAAGCTCATGACGGTGGATGACCGGCTGGTGGACAGCAAGGGCCGGCCGCTGGAGAAGGTGCCGCACATGGGCATCTCCGCCACCAAGATTGGCGAGGCGGTGGGGCAGGCCATCGTGGATCAGATCAAGGCGCGGGGCTGGAACATGAAGGAGGTCGGTGCCATCCGCGTCTCCTATGATCAGCTCCCCACGGCGAAGGAGCGCGTCGAGGGCGCCATCTCCGTGCTCAAGAAGAACGGCTTCCCGGCGCAGAACATCTTCGACGCGCCCCAGAGCAAGACGGACACCGAGGCGGCGCTCAACGCGGCCAACGTGGTGCTCAACAAGAACGCGGGCCTCAAGAAGTGGGTGGCGTTCGGCCTCAACGACGAGGCGGTGCTCGGCGCCGTCCGGGCCACCGAGACGGCCGGGCTGAAGGCGGCGGACGTGGTGGGCATCGGCATCGGCGGCTCGGATGCGTCCATCAACGAGTTCAAGAAGTCCGCCCCGACGGGCTTCTACGGCAGCATCATCATCTCGCCCAAGCGCCACGGCTACGAGACCGCGCTCAACATGTTCAACTGGGTGAGCACCGGCAAGGAGCCGGAGAAGCTCATCCTCACCTCGGGCGAGCTGGCCACGCGCGACACGTACAAGGACGTCCGCAAGCAGCTCGGACTCTAGTGGTCGAAGGCGCATGACCCCGTTCCTCGAATTCACGAACATCTCCAAGAGCTTTCCCGGGGTCCGCGCCCTCAAGGAGTTGAGCTTCTCCGTTCCCGCCGGCCGGGTCATCGGCCTGCTCGGCGAGAACGGCGCGGGCAAGTCCACGCTCATCAAGATATTGGGCGGGGACTACCAGCCGGACACGGGGGAGATCCGCATCGCGGGCCAGGCGCGGCGCTTCACCTCGACGCGCGCCTCGCTCGGCGCCGGAGTCACCGTGGTGCACCAGGAGCTGCAACTGGTGCCCGAGCTGACGGTGGCCGAGAACCTCATGCTCGGCCGCTTTCCCTCCCGGGCGGGGGTGGTGGACTTCCGCAAGCTGTTCGAGCAGGTGGGCGCCGTCCTGAAGGACATCGGCGTGGAGGTGGACCCCCGGGTCAAGGTCTCCGAGCTGTCGATCGGCACCCGGCAGATGGTGGAGATCGCCAAGGCCGCCATCTTCGACGCCTCCGTCATCGCCCTGGACGAGCCCACCTCCTCGCTCTCCGCGCACGAGAGCGAGGTGCTCTTCCGCCTCGTCGACCGGCTGCGCAAGGCGGGCAAGGTCATCCTCTACGTGTCGCACCGGTTGGATGAGTTGTTCCGGCTGTGCGACGGCTGCGTGGTGCTGCGTGATGGGCGCCTCGTGGCGCATCACGAGACCATGGAAGGCCTCACGCGCGAGGTGCTGGTGCGCGAGATGGTGGGGCGGGAGATCCAGGACATCTGGGGCTGGCGGCCCCGGAAGCTGGGCGACGTGCGCCTGTCGGCCTCGGGGGTGAGGGGCTCGCGCCTGCCCATTCCCGCGTCCTTCCAGGTGCGCGCCGGGGAGATCCTCGGCTTCTTCGGGCTGGTGGGGGCGGGGCGCAGCGAGCTGTCGCGCCTGCTCTACGGCGCCGATCGGCGGCACGCGGGCGAGCTGCGGATGGATGGCCAGCCCGTCCACGTGCGCAACCCGCGGCAGGCGGTGCGCGCGGGGCTCGTGCTCTGTCCGGAGGACCGCAAGGCGGATGGCATCCTCCAGGGCCGCTCGGTCGAGGAGAACGTCAACGTCTCCTGCCGCCGCCACTTCTCGCCGCTGGGGTTCATCAACCCGGGCCGCGAGGCGCGCATGGCCGAGGACTACATCAAGCGGCTCGGCGTGCGCACGCCGTCGCGCTTCCAGGACATCGTCAACCTGTCGGGCGGCAACCAGCAGAAGGTCATCCTGTCGCGCTGGCTGGCCGAGCAGGGCATCAAGGTCTTCATCGTCGACGAGCCCACGCGCGGCATCGACGTGGGGGCCAAGAGCGACATCTACGAAGTGCTGTACGGACTGGCGGAGCTGGGCATCTCCATCATCGTCATCTCCAGCGAGCTGCCCGAGGTCATGGGCATCAGCGACCGGATTCTCGTCATGTGCGGTGGCCGCATCACGGCGGAGTTCGACCGACCCGACTTCTCCGAGGAGAAACTCCTGGCGGCGGCACTGCCCGACCGCTCCGTGGCCCAAGAGGATTCGAAATGAATCGTTTGAAGCGCATCGTGCTCGGTGAGCAGGGGCTGGTCATCCTGTTCCTGCTCGCCCTGGCGATCGTCTCCCTCACCGTCCCCAACTTCATGACCCAGCGCAACGTGCTGGGTCTGCTCCAGGCGGTGGTGACCATCGGCATCGTGTCCTGCACGATGATGTTGTGCCTGGCCTCGCGCGACGTGGACCTGTCCGTCGGCTCGACGGTGGCCTTCACCGGAATGATCGCCGTGATGATGGCCAACCACACCGAGAACATCCTGCTCGGGTTGCTGGCCGCGATCGCGGCGGGCGTGGTGGTGGGGGCCGTCAACGGCATCATCATCGCGAAGTTCGGCGTCAACGCCTTCATCACCACGCTGGCGACGATGCAGGTGGTGCGCGGCCTGGCGCTGATCTCCTCGGACGGCCGCGCCGTGGGCGTGGATGACTCGGACTATTTCGAGATCGCGCAGAAGACCGTGGTGGGGGTGCCGATGCCCATCCTCGTGATGGTGGTCGTCTTCCTGCTCTTCGGCTTCGTGCTCAACCGCACCGTGTTCGGGCGCAACACCCTGGCCATCGGTGGCAACCCGGACGCCTCGCGGCTGGCCGGCCTCAACGTGGGCGCCACCCGCATCATCATCTTCGTGCTGCAAGGCATCGCGTGCGCGGTCGCCGGCATCCTGCTGTCCTCGCGCATCACCAGCGGTCAGCCCAACGCGGCCCAGGGGCTCGAGCTGTCGGTCATCTCCGCGTGCGTGCTGGGCGGCGTGTCGATGTCCGGTGGCCGGGCGGCCGTCTCCGGCGTGCTGGTGGGCGTGCTCATCATGGGCATCGCGGAGAACGTGATGAACCTGATGAACATCCAGGCCTTCTACCAGTACGTGGCCCGAGGCGTGATCCTCCTGCTCGCCGTGCTGCTCGACAACCTGCGCACGCGCGCGATGGGACGGCGCTGAGCGGGACGGGCCCCGTTCGAGGCGAACGGGGCCCCCGAGTGGCTCGGTGAGGCAACTCAGTGCAGCAGCTCGTTGTTGCGCTGGGCCGCCCACCGCGTGAGCTGGGTGACCCAGGAGCGCGTGAGGGGTGTCTCGCTCTCGAAGCCCCAGTGCCGCTCGGTGTTGCCGTCCTGGGGCATCAGGCGGGTGATCTGCGCGAGCACCGCCGCCGTGAGGTTGGGCGCCAGCGTCCTGACGAGCGTGGCGACCTTCGCGGGCAGCCCCAGCAGGGCTTCCGCGTCACCCCGGCGGCACGACTCGATGATTTTGCGCGCCGCCCGCTCCGAGTTCATCGACAGGCCCGGCAGTGAGTCGCTCGTGATGAACCAGGCGTACTCCGCCTCGTGGTCTCCCTTGACGACCACGTTGGGCGGGCTGCCGGTGCGCATCAGTCCCGGGCACACCGTCGTCACGAGAATCCCGTCCTGCGCCAGCTCCGCGCGCAGTCCGTCCGACAACCCCACCAGGGCGAACTTGCTCGCGCTGTAGGGCAGCATGTGTGGCACGCTGATCCTTCCTCCAATGGAGGAGATGTTGACGATGCGGCCCCAGCCTCGCTGCTTCATCTCCGGCAGCACCGCCAGCGTCGTGTAGAGCGGCGCCCAGAAGTGCAGGTCCATCGCCTCGGAGAAGTCGCGCTCGTCCATGGACTCGAGCGGGCCCACCTGGACGGTGCCGGCGTTGTTCACCAGCACGTCCACCGGGCCGAAGTGCTCGTGCACCCGGGCCACCAGCGCCTCCACCTGCACCCGGTCCGTCACGTCGCAGGGAATCGCCAGCACCTCGCCGCCGCTCGCCTCCAGCTCATCCTTCGCCCGCGACAGCTCCACCTGCTCGCGCGCGCACAGCACGACATTGGCTCCCTCGGCGACGAAGAGCCGGGCCATCTCCAGGCCCAGTCCGCGCGAGCCGCCCGTCACCAACACCGTGCGTCCGTGGAAGGACGGCTTCTCTCGCCGCAGGGCACGCAGTCCCATCACCGCGCCCACGCCCGCCGCGGCCATGGCGCCCAGCGTCAGCCGGGAAGACTCCTTCTTCTTGTGGTCGGCCATATCGCTCCTCGGGGTCTGGGGTTCAGGGCGCGGACGCGCCAGCAGTGGACTCGGCGGAGGTGAGCCGCTCCAGCAGGGGCCGCAGCACCTCTTCCAGGGACTCGTCGCCCATCACGCGCAAGCGAAGCTTCAGGGA
Encoded proteins:
- a CDS encoding MJ1255/VC2487 family glycosyltransferase, with protein sequence MRILYGVVGEGMGHATRSRVLLEELTREHEVQIVVSGRAKDYLAKRFDKVHGIWGLTLAYEGNSVKKLQTLLQNVSGAIKGWPHNIRQYFELVEKFQPDVVVSDFESFSYLFGRNHRLPVISVDNMQIINRCQHDSALLAGWEEDFEGTRAIVKSKLPGCFHYLVTSFFHPPVRKERTTVLPSILRPEILAARSEPGEHLLVYQTSTSNTALPDILKQSGLPCHIYGLRRDLTEDVRDGNLLYRPFSEAGFIDDLRTARAVVAGGGYTLMSEAVYLHKPMLALPVQGQFEQVLNALYLEKLGYGMYAPTLTVERLRDFLDRVPQCQKALEGYTQEGNEKMMSALREQLARAAEYKGRWWEDVEPGGPVNG
- a CDS encoding alpha/beta fold hydrolase, producing the protein MKNHLILLLAVAALSACGPEDATEQSHLGTGAEALGAEPGPREGFVWLSTGVRMHYVEQGRREGPVLVLLHGYTDSYRSFELDYPLLSRRYHVYALDQRGHGDSSRPSGGYSQSDFAADVVAFLDARGHRRATLLGHSMGSFIAQQVALEYPQRVQALVLVGSAPTSRGNAVIADLKSVVDTLSDPIDPAFVRDFQASTFYRPIPSTFLDTAVAESLKVPARVWKDALAGLAAEDHSSRLGSIRVPALVVGGDRDGIFSVAEQRALAQALGRGRLLLYPDTGHAPHVEQPQRFVADVTAFLDSLRL
- a CDS encoding alpha/beta fold hydrolase, whose amino-acid sequence is MRRVVEWTELPGEGPRVLLLPGLGARGAGFQALARRLQPRARPILVEYPEGPHAARGAGALAQELFEACGPVDAVVASSFGGMVAAHLAAAGAARGVAFLGSFTRTEHLGARGRLIAMMGPIAVLGRPGPLTAALASWRPISPARVPEVVPTTRLERMTTLHRAFAIRGEPPPPSLRGLPVSCVCIQGTRDVLVPPSTVKRLAASLPPGTPQHLLRGAGHVPYFTHPEQCARLLEPWLEALAPPVTLSSPRSMPQRA
- the araG gene encoding L-arabinose ABC transporter ATP-binding protein AraG, translating into MTPFLEFTNISKSFPGVRALKELSFSVPAGRVIGLLGENGAGKSTLIKILGGDYQPDTGEIRIAGQARRFTSTRASLGAGVTVVHQELQLVPELTVAENLMLGRFPSRAGVVDFRKLFEQVGAVLKDIGVEVDPRVKVSELSIGTRQMVEIAKAAIFDASVIALDEPTSSLSAHESEVLFRLVDRLRKAGKVILYVSHRLDELFRLCDGCVVLRDGRLVAHHETMEGLTREVLVREMVGREIQDIWGWRPRKLGDVRLSASGVRGSRLPIPASFQVRAGEILGFFGLVGAGRSELSRLLYGADRRHAGELRMDGQPVHVRNPRQAVRAGLVLCPEDRKADGILQGRSVEENVNVSCRRHFSPLGFINPGREARMAEDYIKRLGVRTPSRFQDIVNLSGGNQQKVILSRWLAEQGIKVFIVDEPTRGIDVGAKSDIYEVLYGLAELGISIIVISSELPEVMGISDRILVMCGGRITAEFDRPDFSEEKLLAAALPDRSVAQEDSK
- the araH gene encoding L-arabinose ABC transporter permease AraH gives rise to the protein MNRLKRIVLGEQGLVILFLLALAIVSLTVPNFMTQRNVLGLLQAVVTIGIVSCTMMLCLASRDVDLSVGSTVAFTGMIAVMMANHTENILLGLLAAIAAGVVVGAVNGIIIAKFGVNAFITTLATMQVVRGLALISSDGRAVGVDDSDYFEIAQKTVVGVPMPILVMVVVFLLFGFVLNRTVFGRNTLAIGGNPDASRLAGLNVGATRIIIFVLQGIACAVAGILLSSRITSGQPNAAQGLELSVISACVLGGVSMSGGRAAVSGVLVGVLIMGIAENVMNLMNIQAFYQYVARGVILLLAVLLDNLRTRAMGRR
- the rsmB gene encoding 16S rRNA (cytosine(967)-C(5))-methyltransferase RsmB; the protein is MNARAISIQILSRVRATDAYLNVVLDTFLSESPPADPRDAGLITELVYGATRRELALDYAITRFADRKLEALEDKVLAALRVGAYQLFYTRVPARAAVAETVQALKDVGLTRAAGFANAILRKLAALPAQPLPSEEDLVEFLSVRESHPRWLVERWLRQFGRERAEAMLVANNQTPAVVIRANRAKVTRDALLEQLRETGLEARPTPVSPVGIILPPVGRVEDVYGYAEGLWQVQDEAAQLVGVYGDIPDTARVLDACAAPGGKACHQAETHQVVATDLHANKMRKILSEAKRLGLTERLRAEVHDATEPWPEAWGEFHAFVVDAPCSGLGTLRRHPELRYRRKPEDLGRLAVLQRRILENCQEAVPPGGLLVYAVCTPEPQEGQDQVEMFLRSHPEWTAEPPVPREGVKLPLTQAYLRTLPGPEGWDGFFAARLRKLY
- a CDS encoding protein kinase, which translates into the protein MSPLIPGDILGGTWRVVRPALSDEPGVECQVEPTQGGEAGRLTLWRTLRAPSRAELEHFTHVLREAQRTGHTAFAPVVDTGYDEAREGLWLVRPWWSGESLPSMLRGLHEIGVDLPDLRALARQLAGALTAARNAGLVHGRLRSSRVLVASGPAGARLSVLDMGLEHFRRTHAAGWLKPPEGGADYLAPEWKEEGPLPASTDVFAFGRILRDMLASRRDGAWKGRWESWAARATAPAPHERFGDATEALDALLPILNTLPTPVSPPPDNYQPEPPDPLVLPPR
- a CDS encoding arabinose ABC transporter substrate-binding protein, producing MRLWKNLIVACAVSLLSAVSASAADAKDVKIGFVVKQPEEPWFQDEWKFADIAAKEKGFTLVKIGAEDGEKALSAIDNLGAQGAQGVIICTPDVKLGPGLVARANANQLKLMTVDDRLVDSKGRPLEKVPHMGISATKIGEAVGQAIVDQIKARGWNMKEVGAIRVSYDQLPTAKERVEGAISVLKKNGFPAQNIFDAPQSKTDTEAALNAANVVLNKNAGLKKWVAFGLNDEAVLGAVRATETAGLKAADVVGIGIGGSDASINEFKKSAPTGFYGSIIISPKRHGYETALNMFNWVSTGKEPEKLILTSGELATRDTYKDVRKQLGL
- a CDS encoding LysR family transcriptional regulator, giving the protein MQLESLKMFCDVVETGSFSRAAQLNHVTQSAVSQQIRALENRYEQKLLSRSARQVTPTPAGERLFRGCKEILARFAEVEQEIREQSAEVHGTTTVSTIYSVGLHELRNVQKQLLKTHPKVNMRLNYRRNDQVYDDVILGAAEIGIVAYPQPRAGVDIHPFRDDKLAVVCSPNHPFASKAKVSLTALSGVPFIAFDREAPTRKALDRLVREKNLDLNPVMEIDNVETIKRAVEMGIGVAILPMATVAAEVAQGTIVSKPFAEGPVSRPIGLLIRKGKYLDRASAAVLEAFKLAEASTEES
- a CDS encoding TIGR02265 family protein produces the protein MEHGAQQELERRLDVIRPEDTLRGFFFNGVLEQVRPLGDPVSWRRCVEAAGGDRFMAFFSYPMDSFIRLLYAAASVLSEGRGDFRTALWHLGREMVPYYLESSAGQVLLLLARGEPRWLLEGLPSAFRTAVRHGECSVAWLGPTQGRLLFQGCTLPAEYYEGAVRGVFESTRIAQTVVCARQINLLDTEVDVSWDKERHAAGG